In Cicer arietinum cultivar CDC Frontier isolate Library 1 chromosome 7, Cicar.CDCFrontier_v2.0, whole genome shotgun sequence, a single window of DNA contains:
- the LOC101508975 gene encoding protein ZINC INDUCED FACILITATOR-LIKE 1-like isoform X1 — translation MEEDHMKEPLLEKQYFKDCPGCKVEQAKELNQGVSITNLLIIWMVVLSATLPASSLFPFLYFMVRDFNVAKEEADISYYAGYVGSSFMLGRSLTSIFWGMISDRYGRKPVIIIGIIAVVILNTLFGLSTSFWMAVITRFLLGSLNGVLGPVKAYATELFREEHQAIGLSTVSAAWGIGLIIGPALGGYLAQPVEKYPKIFMKDSFFDKFPYFLPCFIISGLALTAAIICIWIPETLHNHSGRNESKDDAEALENGSNEDDKQRTVQKNENLFMNWPLMSSIIAYCIFALHDIAYQEVFSLWAVSPSKLGGLNFTTDDVGDVLSISGLALFIYQIAVYPFVEKVCGPIAIARIAGISSIPLLQSYPFIAMLSGITLYTIISIASMLKNVMAVTITTGLFLIQNRVVEQHQRGAANGISMTAMSFFKAIGPAAGGTILTWSQKRRDASFLPGSQMVFFFLNLVEGLGILLLFKPFLGEKKKTHSVQLH, via the exons ATGGAGGAAGATCATATGAAAGAGCCATTGTTGGAGAAGCAGTACTTTAAGGATTGCCCTGGTTGTAAAGTGGAACAAGCCAAAGAACTTAATCAAGGAGTATCCATTACAAATCTTTTGATTATTTGGATGGTCGTCTTATCTGCTA CCTTACCTGCATCATCTCTCTTTCCATTCCTTTATTTCATG GTAAGGGATTTCAATGTTGCAAAAGAAGAGGCGGATATTAGCTATTATGCTGGTTATGttg GATCTTCATTCATGCTTGGAAGATCTTTGACATCTATATTTTGGGGAATGATTTCCGATCGTTATGGTCGAAAACCTGTTATAATTATAGGGATAATCGCAGT TGTAATCCTCAACACACTATTCGGTCTTAGTACGAGTTTTTGGATGGCTGTTATAACGAGATTTCTTCTTGGAAGTTTAAACGGTGTGCTTGGACCAGTAAAG GCCTATGCTACTGAACTTTTTCGAGAAGAGCATCAAGCTATAGGACTTTCTACT GTTAGTGCAGCTTGGGGCATAGGTTTAATCATTGGTCCTGCATTGGGTGGATATTTGGCTCAG CCAGTAGAAAAATAcccaaaaatatttatgaagGATTCCTTTTTTGATAA ATTTCCCTACTTCTTGCCCTGTTTTATAATATCAGGACTTGCACTTACAGCAGCAATTATCTGCATCTGGATTCCA GAAACACTTCATAATCACAGTGGTAGAAATGAGTCTAAAGATGATGCTGAAGCTTTAGAAAATGGAAGCAACGAGGATGACAAACAAAGGACAGTCCAAAAGAATGAAAACCTCTTCATGAATTGGCCTTTAATGTCATCTATCATTGCTTATTGTATCTTTGCACTTCATGATATAGCTTATCAAGAG GTTTTCTCATTATGGGCTGTCAGTCCTTCGAAATTAGGGGGTTTGAACTTTACAACTGATGATGTTGGTGATGTTCTTTCAATTTCAG GACTTGCACTTTTCATCTACCAGATTGCTGTATATCCATTTGTGGAAAAAGTTTGTGGACCTATTGCCATTGCCCGCATCGCAGGG ATTTCTTCTATACCACTATTGCAAAGTTACCCATTCATAGCAATGTTATCAGGCATAACTTTATACACAATAATTAGTATTGCTTCCATGCTGAAGAATGTTATGGCT GTGACAATTACAACGGGTTTATTCCTTATACAAAATCGAGTTGTG GAACAACACCAAAGAGGGGCAGCTAATGGAATTTCTATGACAGCTATGTCTTTTTTCAAAGCTATTGGTCCTGCTGCAGGTGGTACAAT ATTAACTTGGTCACAGAAACGGAGGGATGCTTCTTTCCTTCCAG GCTCTCAAatggtattttttttcttgaatttaGTTGAAGGACTTGGAATACTTTTGTTGTTCAAACCATTCCTTGGTGAAAAGAAGAAAACACACTCAGTTCAGTTACATTGA
- the LOC101508975 gene encoding protein ZINC INDUCED FACILITATOR-LIKE 1-like isoform X2 produces MLGRSLTSIFWGMISDRYGRKPVIIIGIIAVVILNTLFGLSTSFWMAVITRFLLGSLNGVLGPVKAYATELFREEHQAIGLSTVSAAWGIGLIIGPALGGYLAQPVEKYPKIFMKDSFFDKFPYFLPCFIISGLALTAAIICIWIPETLHNHSGRNESKDDAEALENGSNEDDKQRTVQKNENLFMNWPLMSSIIAYCIFALHDIAYQEVFSLWAVSPSKLGGLNFTTDDVGDVLSISGLALFIYQIAVYPFVEKVCGPIAIARIAGISSIPLLQSYPFIAMLSGITLYTIISIASMLKNVMAVTITTGLFLIQNRVVEQHQRGAANGISMTAMSFFKAIGPAAGGTILTWSQKRRDASFLPGSQMVFFFLNLVEGLGILLLFKPFLGEKKKTHSVQLH; encoded by the exons ATGCTTGGAAGATCTTTGACATCTATATTTTGGGGAATGATTTCCGATCGTTATGGTCGAAAACCTGTTATAATTATAGGGATAATCGCAGT TGTAATCCTCAACACACTATTCGGTCTTAGTACGAGTTTTTGGATGGCTGTTATAACGAGATTTCTTCTTGGAAGTTTAAACGGTGTGCTTGGACCAGTAAAG GCCTATGCTACTGAACTTTTTCGAGAAGAGCATCAAGCTATAGGACTTTCTACT GTTAGTGCAGCTTGGGGCATAGGTTTAATCATTGGTCCTGCATTGGGTGGATATTTGGCTCAG CCAGTAGAAAAATAcccaaaaatatttatgaagGATTCCTTTTTTGATAA ATTTCCCTACTTCTTGCCCTGTTTTATAATATCAGGACTTGCACTTACAGCAGCAATTATCTGCATCTGGATTCCA GAAACACTTCATAATCACAGTGGTAGAAATGAGTCTAAAGATGATGCTGAAGCTTTAGAAAATGGAAGCAACGAGGATGACAAACAAAGGACAGTCCAAAAGAATGAAAACCTCTTCATGAATTGGCCTTTAATGTCATCTATCATTGCTTATTGTATCTTTGCACTTCATGATATAGCTTATCAAGAG GTTTTCTCATTATGGGCTGTCAGTCCTTCGAAATTAGGGGGTTTGAACTTTACAACTGATGATGTTGGTGATGTTCTTTCAATTTCAG GACTTGCACTTTTCATCTACCAGATTGCTGTATATCCATTTGTGGAAAAAGTTTGTGGACCTATTGCCATTGCCCGCATCGCAGGG ATTTCTTCTATACCACTATTGCAAAGTTACCCATTCATAGCAATGTTATCAGGCATAACTTTATACACAATAATTAGTATTGCTTCCATGCTGAAGAATGTTATGGCT GTGACAATTACAACGGGTTTATTCCTTATACAAAATCGAGTTGTG GAACAACACCAAAGAGGGGCAGCTAATGGAATTTCTATGACAGCTATGTCTTTTTTCAAAGCTATTGGTCCTGCTGCAGGTGGTACAAT ATTAACTTGGTCACAGAAACGGAGGGATGCTTCTTTCCTTCCAG GCTCTCAAatggtattttttttcttgaatttaGTTGAAGGACTTGGAATACTTTTGTTGTTCAAACCATTCCTTGGTGAAAAGAAGAAAACACACTCAGTTCAGTTACATTGA